Within the Moorena sp. SIOASIH genome, the region TACCTATTTCGTTTTTTAGGATCAGTATGTTTTCCCTTAGCTCATAATTCGATGTCTTCGAGAAAAAATTAAAATAGTCTGTTTCAAGTTTCGAATTTTCCGGGCACAACATACGAGTAGCACCAATAGGGAGAACACTAATTTCATTGCCATTTATGGAATAGGTAGAAAAATAATTATTACAAACGGCTTTCCCGTTCAGTTTTCCGTCCTCAAAATTCAATCTAATTTCGTGTCCAAAGAGTTCTTGATCCGAAAAGCGAACAAGTAGCCATGAAGTATTGTCCAATGCAGCTGTTTCTAAAGTTTTTTTATTCTTTTTTACTTCACATGCAGCAAATGAAATTACTGTTAGAATGATTAGAATAAAGGGTTTTAAAAGTTTCTTCATTTTCTTCTTTTAATCAAAGGTATACACCAAACCATTGGTCCACTCATATTGCGTCTTGGGGATTCCGGTTGGTGGAAATGCATCAAATAATAGGGTAAAAGAAGATACAAACCCTAAATTCTTGTAGATCTTAAAGGCTACACGGGATTCGTTTGATATCCTATAGTCAGCAAACTCCGAGAATTTTGGCTGGTAATATGTCGTGCTTACGACTGAGATTTGGTCTGTTGGATAGAGGCTAAAGGAGAAATAGGCACTGCCTCTTAAATCTCGGTTGATATTAGTTCCGAAGGTCTCTTCAGACTTCTCATATTCGAGCATAACTAAGGAACCCAGGTAGAACTTGTA harbors:
- a CDS encoding META domain-containing protein: MKKLLKPFILIILTVISFAACEVKKNKKTLETAALDNTSWLLVRFSDQELFGHEIRLNFEDGKLNGKAVCNNYFSTYSINGNEISVLPIGATRMLCPENSKLETDYFNFFSKTSNYELRENILILKNEIGTLEFKK
- a CDS encoding DUF481 domain-containing protein — its product is LFRSQGQYDEISNIDFRGLAGTGPRFKLSSSEKYKFYLGSLVMLEYEKSEETFGTNINRDLRGSAYFSFSLYPTDQISVVSTTYYQPKFSEFADYRISNESRVAFKIYKNLGFVSSFTLLFDAFPPTGIPKTQYEWTNGLVYTFD